Proteins from a single region of Arctopsyche grandis isolate Sample6627 chromosome 1, ASM5162203v2, whole genome shotgun sequence:
- the LOC143909262 gene encoding uncharacterized protein LOC143909262: protein MCRPFPAALAPAVFVEPTTLQSGEVTLRELSTLSTECNNTTVHKQTPVRCPYDVIAASSTVSPPPYSASTSLASALASASTPGQVAALSSTASPLPSSSSATLTSASASTSDYVPVSCAPASASTVDPSNSFSQVAGTSSGRLPYTRGSGAPDKTLQVATIPKLKNVHVFNLANNCTCDTVKQFILNKIKNKRINVSQRVTEDVKFRTIQYVFALTVRGPQK, encoded by the exons atgtgtcgtccctttccagcagctctggctccagctgtttttgttgaacctacaactctgcaatcgggcgaggtaacattacgagaactctccacactgtcaactgaatgtaacaatactacagtacataaacaaacacctgtcagatgcccgtatgacgttatagcggcatcctctaccgtttcacctccgccttattcagcttcaacttcactcgcgtctgctttagcttcagcatctactcctgg tcaggtcgcagcgctatcttctactgcttcacctctgccatcttcatcttcagctacacttacatcagcttctgcttcaacatctgattatgttcctgtctcttgtgctcctgcttctgcttctactgtagatccttcaaattcgttcagtcaggtcgctgggacttcttccgggagactgccatacactcgtggatctggagcacctgataaaactttacaggtggccactattccgaaattgaagaatgtacacgtttttaatttggcaaataactgcacttgtgatactgtgaaacagttcatattaaataaaattaaaaataaaagaatcaacgtttctcag CGTGTAACTGAGGACGTGAAATTCCGTACTATTCAAtatgttttcgccctaactGTTCGCGGGccgcaaaaataa